The Megalops cyprinoides isolate fMegCyp1 chromosome 15, fMegCyp1.pri, whole genome shotgun sequence region TCTTACACAAACGctacatttctgaacatacatcCAAATTGCATGAAGGATACATTTCTAAGAATTCGATTTCATATTCTTCTCATTAATCTGTCAACTGGGTGGAGCTACTGACAGCAAACCATTTAAAAAGGACCAGACATTTCTAAAGAAATAGAAACTTGAACACGACGAAACTGATTGACAACAGACAGACTCAACACTGAAGCCAAGGCGTCATCATGATGAAGAAAGTGTTTATCTTCTATACAGGTGGCACCATTGGAATGGTTCTGGGTCCTGATGGTGAGTCATTTAAAATAGACTTTGCTTTTCAGGAAAAGAATAGAAAACAGTAAAAGTTGTTTCTCCAAGTGACAGTTCTGTTTAAATGATAATGGAAAAGGTGTGCTGGGACAAATGCTGCACTTTCAGAACTGTACAGGGTGCCAGAGCAGCACCATGTACAAAGCACTCTATGTCAGATCTCAGGGCTGTTTGACTCCTCGGCAGCATACATGACCAATTAACTTTATATCATATTCTGATAAAAATTTAGTTGTGTGAGTTGgttattatgaaatatatgaGCACTGCACAATCTCCTGGAGAAGGAAAATACTTAACACTCAAAACAAGTACCAGGTTGTTGTAAGACCTTTGAGTCCAGATTGCCCACAACATACTATTCCAAATAATTATAAACAGCAAAGAGTAACATTACCATGACAACAACAATGTGTTACAGGGAAACTGATACCAGGGAAACGAGGCGACTTCACAAATGAGATTCGCAGACACCCTGAGCTGTATAAAGCCGAGAAAGATGGCTGGTTTGTGCTGCCGTGAGTATAATATCAAATATAGGGGCATTTGTGCTTATGAAATTCAAATCCTTCAAAGTCTGCCAGCACTGTAGCCAAAACCTTGTAGAAATTGAAAAGACAAATGTTGAATGATTGCTtcatcaaaatgataaaaatcatcTTTCAGCTTTTTAAGCTAAAACTTTTGAGTCATTCATGGAATAAATTATGGCCGCCTAAATTTAGAGttgaacagaaaacacaattgGCAGCCTTCATTGCCATTCCTGAAAAACGGGCTTAGTTCATAACATGTAGTTCATATCTAGAGCGAAATCAGAGCAGTTATAAAAAAGCGGAAATATGCACTAATTCTCTATGGGATTAAAGAGAACAATTCTAGAAGTCAAACCTCTAAAATAACACAGCATAGAATTTACTCAGCAGTTAGTATTTCAGttagttgttattattacttattattagTCTACCAGGTTGTGAGGGAAATGGCTCCCTCTTATCTTCAGCGGAATCACTCGGCCCTACATGCTGGTCAGACCGCTGTGCTTAGCTGCTTAACACTTGGCTGTTCTCCGCTCTCATGGCCTTGCATCCTGGTCAAGTCCACTGCCTGTTTCAGCCACTAAGCAGTGGAACGAGATTCCTGTTTtagtcagaacagctgaaacactggccATCTTTTGTCTCAGAATGAAGACTCCTCAGGCTATTCCCACTCCCCCTACCTATACATGATCTTTTGTCTTTCCTATGTGCAATCATATATGTTGaggtttatttcagttttatgtaaTTGGGTATGTGGTATgtgctttatttgcatgtgtgtagtatgtgttaATGTTATATTTGGAATGATATAGTGCTTAAattgtacatattgtacatattgctCTGCACTTACATGTCAATCTAGccacacatttgtgatctcagcactatgttaACACAgatgcttgttcatgtgtggttagtgatGTCCTGTTTGAGCAAATTTTCATGCCACTTTGTTAGATGCACTGtttaagttgccctggataagagtgtctccaaaatgataatgtaatgtaatgtaattgtgttaTCGCATGAGTGAAATAGTCTTTCCGTCTTCCTTTAGTGAGAAGGCAACAGATGATTGTCCTGGAAACATCCAAGTACTTTACCACATTGAGGAGGTCCTGAAGCCTATTGACTCCTCTAAGATGTTGCCCCAGAACTGGAGTGACATTGCCAACAAAATCCTGACAGAGGTAAAAGGCACACACTATCGCCCCCTACTGGCTATTTATGAAGGTGTCTTATTGTACTTTTATCCactccttcctttttttcatttgactgcTACAACAGCAAAATCACACATCCCCACGGCAACCTGAGACATAAAGGCATTCCCCatattgacagacaatagtagaACGAACAAACAAAACGTATCattataaatgaacattttcttttttccagccTATGGCATATTCAgagtaatatttatttacatgattATGAGTGCTGCTGGTCACAAGTGTGATTATACACATCAGAAATAACATTTGGCTTAACagacagatgaaatgaaaacaaccaaCCAGCAGGGGCTAGCAGGCGCTTCAAGTGGCGAAATAAAACGCATAGATGAAAATATAAAGTCGAGTGGAAAGCATAAAGAATGGAAAATTAAAGGGGTATAAAAAATTATACATCGTGAGTTAAAGTCTGTTGAGGCCCCAGCGCCcttcaatcaaccaatcaaattgcttttttctcttttcaaactTTAGGTGGGCCAAAATCAAACCAGCGTAATGCATTGTCTTAACATTCCTCCTGACAACAGGGAATAGGCAGTCTCGTGATGTCACCTCTCAGGTCATCACAATCCCAGATTATGACTCTTAACTCTTTCAAAGGGTACAAAGTCAGATTCAGGGAATAACAATGATTGGAGTCTCCATTAATAAGTTTGTGGTGGAGCTTCTGGTATTGTCATGCCAACCATTATAGGTGCATGATCAGAAAGAATGATGCTGTCTATGtcagcttttggaaaatgtaaattagattaacaaaaaaatcaagactgAAATGTACATTATGGACTGGTGAACAGAACAAACCCCTGTCCTCAGGAAGCAGTAATTGCCAGACATCTACTAATCCATCGTTGTTGTTTACAGTAGGTGTAATAAAGGTATTCTTGAAGTAGTAGACATTTCCAACTACTTTGTATTGGATCTGCCTTTATTCCAGTCTAGAATTCTCTGAATTCTCTAGAATTCTTCCAGGCTCTGATTAAAATCTCCTCTGACTACATATGACACTCAAGGTGGATCCTCATTTGGACCATAAACACTTACAATAATGACTTCAAAATTCTGTAATATAACATGTAAGACACTATTTTGATCAACATACTGAGAAGTAACATTATTGATCATTGTACATAGCCACCTCTCACACTTTATGGGAAAACAACACCAAATAAATTgctccatccctctctttttaaattttcGATTTCATATCCAAATAAAAGTATTGCTTTTAACAACATAATGTCACATTTGATTTTTCTAAGATACTAAAATATTTGTCTCCTCTGAATTTGGCACATTTCATAGTATAACCTTCAAATCAAAATTCTAATTTGAGCTATAACTAAACTAGGTTCAATTGTCTGCATAAATTCATAGTCATATAGcaaaaaacatgtacaaacataGAAAACAGTTCAAACAACACCCACAGACCTACCAGATACCAATCCCTCCACTAATACCCTCCTTGTTTCTTTACTTTGATCCAACCCTAACTATGCAAGCACCCCCATAATCTCCTCATTAGatacattgttattttaatgaatcCTCCCTCAAAAGAGAAAGGATTATAACTATGTGGTTTCTTCCAAAGAAACGTATTTCATCTGTCAATGTAGCAACTCAACAAGTGTGTGTTGGTCATATGCCAGCTCTGTATGGTAGTGAAAGCTCTGTTTCATACAGCTCATCTCTTCTGACTCATGTTTCCTTCTTATTCCaatgaatttctttaaatgttgaatCCCTTCAGGATAGAACTCATAAGTATGATGGGTTTATCATCCTACATGGAACAGACACAATGGCCTACACCTCTTCAGCCCTGTCTTTCCTTCTGCATGGAAAAATTAGGAAACCGGTTGTACTGACAGGAGCACaggtaataataatgatgaaaataacGACAGTTGCTTTATAATCTTTTCATATGCAGGATGTTTGCAATGAGAATCTAcatagaataaaatatttaagaagGTGCTACTTTTTAAATTACCTACACAAGAGTTTATTGGTGGCTGGAATAAacaatatatgtttatattagTCTGAGTTATAAATATCATCTGACTTCATTGCTGTAAACTATATGAACATGAACAATTCTCTTTGCTGGTAATGGAATAGGGTTGCACTACACATGTAGCATAGGGATTTGTTCTGACCTTAAGATCATCATACCTCCCTACAAATGTACAGACAGCTTGCCTTGCAGCCCGTAATGGAATTCCCCACTAGGCCAATGAAGACTGAGGGACATCCCACTAGTGCCTTTCACCTGCGGCCCATTCTAACCTTTATCATTGCACCTGCACTTTGGCTTGGTTTTGAAGCTGTAGACTGGGAGACCACATCACTAAACGTGGGGATATCATTCTGGCTTATCTTTGCACTTGACACAGCTAACAGATTTAATCCTGCTCAATATCCACATGAAGTGAATATAAGACTAAGATATATTTCAAACTATAGGATCATGTTAAGTGAATAGCCAGTTGTTTGCAAAAGGGCTGACCTTACATCCCACATTGTGGTGGTCATTTGCTTGTCCCTTGTTCTTACATCTGTCCCATCTCGTCTCTGTTCACATTCAGAGGACACTCTTTGAGCCACGCAGCGATGCAGTGGACAACATGCTGGGATCTCTGCTCATTGCTGGCTGCTATGCACCGCTCCAACAGGTGAGAGAGTGGTCTGTCATCCACAACCTCTTACTGGTATGGGTGAGCTGAAAAAATGTGCCTTACAATTCATCACGTCCAAAATATAAGGAACTGCTTAGTTTCACAATGCAGACAAAATGCTTGGAATTTGCAGTGTAAATAAGTCATGCAATCTGATTGGTCAACTTGGCATTCCAGCTGTGCTTTGTTCTTGGAGATAGCAGCACAACTGGAACATTCAGCCACTTTGTCATTGAAAATAATTGGTGACCTAATCACTTTACATATTAGCCTGCAATCATTAATAAACTGTCATTCACTAAAAGGGAATGGTGCTGGGTATAGTGAGCTAGCAGCAGCTGATCATGATGAAAGCATTGATtctacacatttaaaaatatgatcaaAGTAACTACACTACACCAGCTGTATTCACTATAACTACTGAACAGGTGCTGGTCAGAGCTAGGTTAACTCCATGTATCTTTTATCCGCCAACTATAGCTCACTAAGTTTGAGTTTAACGAATCAGTGCTTGGAAATTAAGTTTGTGTATGAGGCTTCAGGTAGCTCTGGTCCATTTACTGTTGAGCTTACTTTTGCTTAGTGGGGGGTCTATGGACCAAcaaatcattcatattttaactCTCAATGCTCAATAGAAGTGTTATACCTAAAAAATATCTTAAGGCcagtaaaactgtgtttttttgtttgtcacaATAGGTATCTCTGTTTTTTGACAACAAATTATTCCAAGGAAACAGAGTGACAAAATTTGACAGCAATTCATTTGAAGCATTCACCAGCCCAAAATTCAAACCCCTGGTTGAAATGGGAGTTGATATTACAGGTGACTATTTCTCATGTTCCTATGGTTATAATGagttacacatgcacacacactgtaatgcaACACAAGACAGAGCTGATAAAACACTAAAAATGATCATaatcattatttacattgtaaTGCTAATGCAGATTAAAGGCTAAATGAAGATTCATTACATAAAAGGATActaactcactctctctctctctctctctctctcctctcttaaTTTTACTAGTGAACTATCAGTGTGACCCTGTAACGCAGTGTGCAAATTTCCTGGACTGTTTCATTCCTTTCCTCCCCCTGAGTAACACAAACTCAGATGTTCGCCTAATATTCCTCTATCCGGGGATACAGGAGGAATTTGTAAGTCGTCACATCCTGTGGGGTCTCGAATTGTGTTTatcctcatttttatttctgtgatattttcatCTCTTGAAAGTGAGGACCATGAATGACTTCAATATAATGCAATTAATCATAGCAGCTAAATGCTGATTTGAAAGGCTTGTTAGGCCACTCTCTGATCTCATTTCCATGAGCCACAATTACCTATGGTTAGATGGTAGCCACTCTACAAGGCCACTTCCACTTACAGACAGTTGTAAATGAGCTGTTAACAGTAGGCTGCTCCATCCTGCTTCGTAGTGTTCGATGTGGCCTGAACATGTGGCAGAAGCTGAAGGAAGAAGCCTGgcagaaaagcaaataaatcattGGATCTCCCTCAAATGGActgattttaattaaagattGAACACGTCCAGCAGTTTTCACTGGGATCCTTTAGGTGCTACAACTGAATGACAATGGCAATACATGGGAAAAGATAACTGTAGATTACATGACATTTCAGATAAAACAACATGGAAGGATACAGAAATCTGTTTTCCACATAGATAGCTAGATGCTAGTGAGTGACCAGGAGCAGATTACCCTCATGAGAGTGGCAGGCTGGAGATGGAGTAACATCTTACAAAATACTAAATTCCTTACTCAATTAGCAAATCTCTTTTTTCTGATTCTGGgtaattaatataaatgaaCATATTGTAAAATCCTTTGAGAAATCTCCTTAGTTGTTATCATGAATTTTATTAGTGTGAAACAATGACGCTGTAATGGTTGAGCAGGAGGGACCCAAATGCAGACATCAATCAGACACACAGGAGTAttgcaaacagacaaagaacAAGCAAGACATTAGCACAGGAagacacagcatgcaggcaagttcaagactgagcagggaaCAATACAACAGGTGGAGTTTAAATACACCAAACACTCAAAGACGAATTGTAAGCAGATGTGATCAATCAGTcaatgatgcacacacaaacaggatgAAACTCCCTCTGGTGGGGGctgagggaagcagcaggcagccGGGACAGACTGGCTGTCACGAGCATGCCTGCTGGGCATTTTGGGAATCcatctctgaaaccctgacagacGCCATCGAATGCCTGTGCAATTCATTGAATCACACATGTACTCTAACACACCATACAGCTGTATGCTCAAGCAagcttaaaaaaatattttttaatgcaaactgtcctgtgttttgcaggtgtgcagtgtcttaaggggagcagggggtgtgGCTCTGGCTTCTTTTGGGGCTGGAAATGTCCCTGATTTTGATTGGCTTAAATCTGCCATGATTGAAGCCAAGGAAAGAGGAGTGCTGTTCCTCAACTGCTGCCAGGTTTTCAAAGGGGTGGTGGAGGCTATCTACAACGTGTCATCGGTATGATCCTCTGcttgagaaatattttattgttcctccctttttaacactttttgttCTTGAATATTACTGTCTCTCTCCAACCTCATAGCAATTCATGAGTACCTTTTCAATGAAATGTACTAGTTGCTGTGATGTGACTGAGACCATTTAAACAAGCATCACATTgttttcttctccctccttctctcagtGGCTGGTAGAAGCAGGTGTGGTGTCAGGCCATGACATCACCATAGAATCAGCACTGACTAAACTGATCTGGGTTCTACAGATTCCTAATATCCCTTACAAACTGAGGAAGGAGgtaaattatttataatgtatgtTAATATTATCACAACATTTATCACAGTTGCTCTAATTAAACAATAATGAGATTAATACTATTCTATTCTATGTACTATTCTTGTACATATTAAAACAAGTAGTGACTAGCAGCTTGGTAAATAAGTTATGATTTCGACATTAAGAGTAATAATAACTTACTGGTAAAATAAACTGCTTTCAGATTCTGGAGAAAAGTGTCTGTGGCGAGATGACTGTACCAGAGGAAAGGTGAGATCAGGAGGGATCAAATATGGCAGCATAAAGGGTAACATGGCATTAACCCCTCTAAAATTAGAAGCATTTTAGGTATTCAAATATTCACATAGTATGTAtgactgagggggcagggtGTGCCCCATATACTGCATATTGTTTTGTATACTTCAAAAATAATTAGGTTCCTTTTAGGGGTTCCTGCAAAAGTAGGTATAATGAACCAAAAGGCCTAGTCCATACCAATATTACTATTATATAGTATAACCCCACACAGGGTGCACCAGTGGCTGGAGGATTGAAATGAATCACTCAGATGAGGAATTAGAGCCAACAGTGATTTATTTGTAATCATGAAATACCCAGTATGCTCCAGTGTAGACTATTTTACGGTGTGGATGACTTAacgaaaaataaacataactaaTCAACTAACCTGAAATGAGATATGCCCTTATTTGGGTCCTATATATAGACCCCTCCCCTGAAGCAACCAACATATTATACATCAAGAAGCTATACAACAATACAAACACTgcaaatgacaatgacaataacataacaTTTAGTATCAACAAATAAATAGCAAACTATCTAAAAAAGGACACTCAAAGATACGGTACTAACAGTAACTACA contains the following coding sequences:
- the LOC118790378 gene encoding L-asparaginase 1-like; translated protein: MSEIVFPSSFSEKATDDCPGNIQVLYHIEEVLKPIDSSKMLPQNWSDIANKILTEDRTHKYDGFIILHGTDTMAYTSSALSFLLHGKIRKPVVLTGAQRTLFEPRSDAVDNMLGSLLIAGCYAPLQQVSLFFDNKLFQGNRVTKFDSNSFEAFTSPKFKPLVEMGVDITAKERGVLFLNCCQVFKGVVEAIYNVSSV